One Rubinisphaera margarita DNA window includes the following coding sequences:
- the thrC gene encoding threonine synthase, protein MQDYSEAAFQACLLPENTETYSLSEARTSSESGDLLDIRYDWNKIPVPSSLKEFEKRWSTRQNPLDYSGVWRFRELFPFAPESQIVTIGEGQTVLQKNDGVAKYAGINAGGLFLQYEGMNPSGSFKDNGMTAASTHARMIGAKITACASTGNTSASLAIYGGVTGLFQVLVFVGSGKIAYGKLSQALDYGALTLQIEGDFDDALKQVRRVCEEAGIYLCNSVNPFRLEGQKSIMYRVLEGLNWEVPDWIVVPGGNLGNSSAFGKAFMELKELGLIDRMPRLAVINAAGASTLTRMYNDEGLRWNNGQPDKQLISEYFRRMDEQDGRAVTLASAIEINRPVNLTKCLRALDACDGVVRDVSDEQILDGKAQVGRHGFGCEPASGASVAGAKLLREQGVIAPSDRVVCILTGHQLKDPNATVAYHSGDKQSLARHAAVEPHFGNAPIAVPNDFSKIMDAIRQYSS, encoded by the coding sequence TTGCAAGACTACTCCGAGGCAGCCTTTCAGGCATGTCTGCTCCCCGAGAATACCGAAACCTATTCCCTCTCCGAGGCTCGCACGAGCAGCGAGTCGGGCGATCTGCTCGATATCCGCTACGACTGGAACAAAATCCCGGTCCCCTCGAGCCTGAAGGAGTTCGAAAAGCGGTGGTCGACCCGGCAGAATCCGCTCGATTACAGCGGCGTCTGGCGATTCCGCGAGCTCTTTCCGTTCGCTCCCGAATCGCAGATCGTGACCATCGGAGAAGGGCAGACCGTTCTGCAGAAGAACGATGGCGTCGCCAAATACGCCGGCATCAACGCGGGTGGGCTCTTTCTGCAGTATGAGGGAATGAACCCGTCCGGCAGCTTCAAAGACAACGGCATGACGGCCGCTTCAACGCATGCCCGGATGATCGGTGCGAAGATCACCGCCTGTGCCTCAACTGGCAACACGAGTGCTTCGCTCGCCATCTACGGCGGCGTTACCGGTTTGTTTCAGGTGCTCGTCTTTGTCGGCTCCGGCAAGATTGCCTATGGGAAACTCTCCCAAGCCCTCGATTACGGGGCGCTCACGCTGCAGATCGAAGGGGACTTCGACGACGCTCTCAAACAGGTTCGCAGGGTCTGCGAAGAAGCCGGAATTTACCTGTGCAACAGCGTCAACCCGTTCCGTCTGGAAGGGCAGAAGTCGATCATGTATCGCGTCCTGGAAGGGCTCAACTGGGAAGTGCCCGACTGGATTGTTGTGCCCGGCGGCAATCTGGGGAATTCGAGTGCATTCGGCAAGGCGTTCATGGAACTGAAGGAACTCGGCCTGATCGACCGGATGCCGCGTCTGGCGGTTATCAACGCAGCCGGGGCTTCGACGCTGACACGCATGTACAACGACGAAGGTCTCCGCTGGAACAACGGACAGCCGGACAAACAGCTGATCTCGGAATACTTCCGCCGGATGGATGAACAGGATGGGCGTGCGGTGACCCTGGCTTCAGCAATCGAGATCAACCGCCCGGTCAACCTGACGAAATGTCTGCGGGCTCTCGACGCCTGCGATGGGGTTGTCCGCGATGTCTCCGATGAACAGATTCTGGACGGCAAGGCCCAGGTTGGCCGCCACGGATTCGGCTGCGAGCCGGCCAGTGGAGCCAGTGTCGCCGGAGCCAAACTGCTGCGGGAACAAGGCGTCATCGCGCCGAGTGATCGCGTCGTCTGCATTCTGACCGGGCATCAGCTCAAAGATCCCAATGCCACGGTCGCCTACCACTCCGGCGACAAGCAGTCGCTGGCCAGACATGCCGCCGTGGAGCCGCACTTCGGAAATGCTCCGATCGCCGTGCCCAATGATTTCTCGAAGATCATGGACGCAATCCGGCAGTATTCGAGCTAA
- a CDS encoding alkaline phosphatase family protein — translation MSHRHAALVSLPGLRPQDIASMPNLSRIAGQGTQTPLVPSYPPVTCPVQISLSTGVDASQHGVIANGFYWRDKHEVEMWTAWNEVIEAPRIWDRLHEHDPELTSAVWFPLLTKGTTSEYACTFAPIHNPDGSESLWCYTKPTELYGELRDTLGHFPLKHFWGPLSNIKSSEWIINSAIIAAEKFAPRFYFIYLPHLDYAAQKFGPDSPEAQQALADIDEHIGRLIDGFSKAGLEDVLWLFAGEYAITPVDSVAYPNRLLREADLLQVENREDGEWIDFANTPVWAMVDHQLAHVFVRDQERIEEVADLFRKDPLIEKVLVGSERGPYNLDHPRSGEVVLISKPNAWFAYYYWLDDANAPGFARTIDIHRKPGYDPCEMYINMPSMQTPLDPTLVKGSHGYPADTNEFQTVLVCSDATAVSDDRVKDTDIAGIVYRNFGVR, via the coding sequence ATGTCACACCGTCATGCCGCTCTCGTGTCGCTCCCCGGACTGCGGCCGCAGGATATCGCTTCCATGCCGAACCTGTCCCGCATCGCCGGGCAGGGGACGCAGACTCCACTCGTTCCGAGCTATCCTCCGGTGACGTGCCCGGTGCAGATTTCTCTCTCAACCGGAGTGGATGCCTCTCAGCACGGCGTCATCGCGAACGGCTTCTACTGGCGCGACAAGCACGAAGTCGAAATGTGGACCGCCTGGAACGAAGTCATCGAAGCTCCCCGCATCTGGGACCGGCTGCATGAGCACGATCCTGAACTGACCAGCGCCGTCTGGTTCCCGCTGCTGACCAAAGGGACAACGTCGGAATACGCCTGCACGTTCGCCCCGATTCACAACCCGGACGGTTCCGAATCGCTCTGGTGCTACACCAAGCCGACCGAACTGTATGGCGAATTGCGGGATACTCTCGGTCATTTCCCGCTGAAGCACTTCTGGGGACCGCTGTCGAACATCAAATCGAGTGAATGGATTATCAACTCAGCCATCATCGCGGCTGAGAAGTTCGCTCCCCGGTTTTACTTCATCTATCTGCCGCATCTCGATTACGCCGCACAGAAGTTCGGGCCCGACAGCCCGGAAGCTCAGCAGGCTCTCGCTGATATCGATGAACACATCGGCCGCCTGATCGACGGATTCAGCAAAGCCGGTCTTGAGGATGTCCTCTGGCTGTTCGCCGGCGAGTACGCCATCACTCCAGTGGACTCAGTGGCTTATCCGAACCGGCTGCTTCGGGAGGCCGATCTGCTGCAGGTCGAGAATCGTGAAGATGGCGAATGGATCGATTTCGCCAATACGCCGGTCTGGGCGATGGTCGATCACCAGCTGGCTCACGTTTTCGTCCGCGATCAGGAGCGGATCGAGGAAGTCGCCGATCTGTTCCGGAAGGATCCGCTGATTGAGAAGGTCCTCGTCGGTTCCGAACGCGGGCCATATAATCTCGACCATCCCCGCAGCGGCGAAGTTGTGCTGATCTCGAAACCGAACGCCTGGTTCGCCTATTACTACTGGCTCGACGATGCCAACGCTCCCGGTTTCGCCCGCACAATCGACATTCACCGCAAACCGGGCTACGACCCCTGCGAGATGTACATCAATATGCCGAGCATGCAGACCCCGCTCGACCCGACTTTGGTGAAAGGTTCCCACGGATACCCCGCGGACACGAACGAATTCCAGACGGTTCTCGTCTGTTCCGATGCAACCGCGGTTTCAGACGATCGCGTGAAAGACACGGACATCGCGGGGATCGTCTATCGAAACTTTGGCGTAAGGTAA
- a CDS encoding YkgJ family cysteine cluster protein, translating to MTIELEQLDPETCDSCGLCCEGIGSPVLIYQTHRNHIGPHPFRPEGLPQPLINEIDETFGGLYRGQEPQERCLWFDPERRRCRHYEWRPQICRDYELGGTACLIRREEERANRQ from the coding sequence GTGACAATCGAACTGGAACAACTTGATCCGGAGACGTGCGATTCGTGCGGACTGTGCTGCGAAGGCATCGGTTCTCCGGTCCTCATCTACCAGACCCACCGGAACCACATCGGTCCCCACCCATTCCGCCCCGAAGGACTGCCGCAACCGCTAATCAATGAAATCGACGAGACGTTCGGCGGACTCTATCGGGGCCAGGAACCTCAAGAACGCTGCCTGTGGTTTGACCCCGAACGCCGCCGCTGCCGTCACTACGAATGGCGTCCCCAAATCTGCCGAGACTATGAACTGGGCGGCACGGCCTGCCTGATTCGGCGGGAAGAGGAGCGGGCGAACAGGCAGTGA
- a CDS encoding glutamate-5-semialdehyde dehydrogenase, with product MATTTENLTDYTSRVARQAAAATTPLVSASGQQKIDWLLSTADALVTRQDELLEANAEDLKFAEENGLTEAMIDRLRLNDSRLKGIAQALHEIAALPEPIGEVIDSTVRPNGLLVTRVRVPLGVVFFIYESRPNVTIDAAALCVKSGNAVILRGGKEAFHSNHGFHRILVDGLKAHSLPEHAVQMVETTDRDAVGMFLKMNGQIDVTIPRGGKSLIERVAREATMPVIKHFDGNCHVYIHTDADPELARKILYNSKCHRTGVCNAAESLVVDAAFAEKHMTDLLSDLVAAEVEIRGCERTRQLFPDAKPATDQDFGEEYLGKIISSKIVDSIDEAVAHINRYSSRHTEAIVTKDLAAARQFTTQIDSSAVMVNASTRFNDGGEFGLGAEIGISTDKLHARGPCGLRELTSYKYVVHGTGQVR from the coding sequence ATGGCCACGACGACAGAGAACCTCACCGATTACACCAGCCGCGTTGCCCGACAGGCGGCTGCCGCGACCACGCCGCTCGTTTCCGCGTCCGGGCAGCAGAAAATCGACTGGCTGCTCTCGACCGCCGATGCACTGGTGACTCGTCAGGATGAGCTTCTCGAAGCGAACGCTGAAGATCTGAAGTTCGCCGAAGAAAACGGCCTGACCGAAGCGATGATCGACCGCCTGCGGCTCAACGATTCCCGACTCAAAGGTATCGCTCAGGCTCTCCACGAAATCGCCGCTTTGCCGGAGCCGATCGGCGAAGTGATCGACAGCACGGTCCGTCCAAACGGACTGCTCGTCACCCGGGTTCGCGTTCCGCTGGGCGTCGTGTTCTTCATCTACGAATCCCGTCCGAATGTGACGATCGATGCGGCGGCTCTCTGCGTGAAGAGTGGCAATGCAGTCATTCTTCGCGGCGGCAAAGAAGCTTTCCACAGCAATCATGGATTCCATCGCATTCTCGTCGATGGTCTCAAAGCCCACAGCCTGCCCGAACACGCCGTGCAAATGGTCGAAACGACCGACCGGGATGCCGTCGGCATGTTTCTGAAGATGAACGGCCAGATTGACGTCACCATTCCCCGCGGCGGCAAGTCGCTGATTGAACGCGTCGCCCGCGAAGCCACGATGCCGGTTATCAAACACTTCGATGGCAACTGCCACGTTTACATTCATACCGATGCCGACCCCGAACTGGCCCGCAAGATTCTCTACAACAGCAAGTGCCACCGCACCGGCGTCTGCAACGCGGCGGAATCGCTCGTCGTTGATGCAGCGTTCGCGGAAAAGCATATGACGGATCTGTTGTCGGACCTCGTGGCCGCTGAGGTCGAGATCCGTGGCTGTGAGCGAACCCGTCAGCTGTTCCCGGACGCCAAACCGGCGACCGACCAGGACTTCGGCGAAGAGTATCTCGGGAAGATCATCTCGTCGAAGATCGTCGATTCGATTGATGAAGCGGTCGCTCACATTAATAGATACAGTTCGCGGCACACCGAGGCGATTGTCACGAAGGACCTGGCGGCGGCTCGTCAGTTCACGACGCAGATCGATTCCTCAGCCGTGATGGTGAACGCCTCGACCCGTTTCAACGACGGAGGCGAGTTCGGCCTCGGGGCAGAGATTGGCATCAGCACCGACAAGCTGCACGCACGTGGACCGTGCGGACTGCGGGAGCTGACAAGTTACAAATACGTGGTCCACGGAACCGGACAGGTGCGGTAA
- the fliM gene encoding flagellar motor switch protein FliM, whose amino-acid sequence MADVLSQGEVESLLAALDASPSDSGGYNRPSMSGSSHEMIGQISVYDFKRPERVSKEQMRAFQALHEGFSREFGASISGMLRSIVEVKLISVDQLTYGEFVFSLENPTCFNLLYSDKLSGHLILDLNPSIIYPIVDRLLGGGKSATQSIPTRPLTEIELRLVSRITKSAITALENSWRNISELKLRVTQIESNPQLVQIVPPNEVIVLISFEITMGELRGIMNLCIPFNTIEPLVGKLSSDTWSAYTKHEVSPEQKAQLEVGLGAAEVEVVAVLAETSITTSDLMQLNVGDVILTERDVREGVTLQVAGRPTFSADVGQLKGNKALEIRKPLRQMREVIQQHVESQQQKKGDAPPAKPAAKAEPAAKG is encoded by the coding sequence ATGGCAGATGTTCTCAGTCAGGGTGAAGTCGAGTCGCTGCTCGCGGCACTCGATGCTTCTCCATCCGATTCAGGCGGGTATAACCGGCCTTCGATGTCGGGCAGCTCTCACGAGATGATCGGCCAGATCAGCGTCTACGACTTCAAGCGGCCCGAACGCGTCAGTAAAGAACAGATGCGGGCCTTTCAGGCGCTGCATGAAGGCTTCAGTCGCGAGTTCGGGGCCTCCATCAGCGGCATGCTTCGCTCCATCGTCGAAGTGAAGCTGATCAGTGTCGACCAGCTGACCTACGGCGAGTTCGTCTTCAGTCTCGAAAACCCGACCTGCTTCAATCTCCTCTATTCCGACAAGCTCAGCGGCCACCTGATTCTGGATCTGAATCCATCGATCATTTACCCGATTGTCGACCGGCTGCTCGGCGGCGGAAAATCAGCCACCCAGTCGATTCCCACGCGTCCGTTGACGGAAATTGAACTCCGGCTCGTGTCGCGTATCACGAAGTCCGCCATCACTGCGCTCGAGAACTCCTGGCGGAACATCAGCGAACTCAAACTCCGGGTGACGCAGATCGAGAGCAACCCGCAGCTCGTGCAGATCGTCCCGCCGAACGAAGTCATTGTGCTCATCAGCTTTGAAATCACGATGGGCGAACTTCGCGGTATCATGAACCTCTGCATTCCGTTCAATACGATTGAACCGCTGGTCGGAAAACTCTCATCGGATACGTGGTCGGCTTACACCAAGCACGAAGTGAGCCCGGAACAGAAAGCCCAGCTTGAAGTTGGCCTGGGAGCCGCGGAAGTCGAAGTGGTCGCCGTGCTGGCGGAAACTTCGATCACGACCTCGGATCTGATGCAGCTGAACGTCGGCGATGTCATTCTCACCGAACGGGATGTGCGGGAAGGAGTGACGCTGCAGGTTGCCGGCCGGCCGACGTTCTCCGCCGATGTCGGTCAGCTGAAAGGCAACAAGGCACTCGAAATCCGTAAGCCACTCCGGCAGATGCGCGAAGTGATCCAGCAACACGTCGAGTCCCAGCAGCAGAAAAAGGGCGACGCACCGCCCGCCAAGCCAGCCGCCAAAGCAGAACCGGCGGCGAAGGGCTGA
- a CDS encoding RluA family pseudouridine synthase — translation MPLDLEFAVEPYQSGLRVDAFLAQQLRNYSPWQFHRLASWKAVRIDHQPADLLRRLRPDNRVQVRLLEPPETLYDPEPFPLKIIYEDAWIVVVDKPPGIIAHPTGNMQCGTLCNFLQAHFDEQTPIAGLLRPGIVHRIDRETSGLMVVAKTHQAHRNLVDSFEHSRVSKTYLAIVEGVVEKQSGTIDLPIGQDHRASKVLMSTRAGTTNAKVAKTHWTLLRALNGYSVVEAKPVTGRNHQIRVHFAAIGHPLAGDEFYGPHGQFKEAGRESLEEGRRLTDVRCEITGLKRHALHAGRLEFSHPITGAWMKLASQLPADLLAAVLRIEEGNEESPSREV, via the coding sequence ATGCCGTTGGATCTGGAATTTGCTGTCGAGCCGTATCAGTCCGGGTTGCGGGTCGATGCTTTTCTGGCTCAGCAACTGCGGAATTATTCGCCGTGGCAGTTTCATCGGCTGGCCAGTTGGAAGGCCGTGCGGATTGATCATCAGCCGGCCGATTTGCTGCGGCGATTGCGGCCCGATAATCGGGTGCAGGTGAGACTGCTGGAACCGCCGGAGACTCTGTACGATCCCGAGCCGTTTCCGCTGAAGATCATTTACGAAGATGCCTGGATTGTGGTCGTCGACAAGCCGCCGGGGATCATCGCTCATCCGACCGGGAACATGCAGTGTGGGACGCTCTGCAATTTTCTCCAGGCCCATTTCGATGAGCAGACGCCCATTGCCGGACTATTGCGGCCGGGGATTGTGCATCGCATCGATCGCGAAACATCGGGCCTGATGGTCGTGGCGAAGACCCATCAGGCGCATCGCAATCTGGTCGATTCGTTCGAGCATTCGCGGGTCTCGAAGACCTATCTGGCGATCGTCGAAGGCGTTGTGGAGAAGCAAAGCGGCACGATCGATCTGCCCATCGGTCAGGATCATCGGGCTTCAAAGGTGCTGATGTCGACACGGGCGGGCACCACGAACGCCAAAGTCGCCAAGACGCACTGGACGTTGTTGAGGGCGTTGAACGGCTATTCGGTCGTCGAAGCGAAACCAGTCACCGGGCGGAATCATCAGATTCGCGTGCATTTTGCGGCGATCGGCCATCCACTCGCCGGGGATGAGTTTTACGGGCCGCACGGTCAATTCAAGGAAGCGGGTCGCGAATCGCTTGAAGAAGGACGCCGACTCACGGATGTCCGCTGCGAAATCACCGGCCTGAAACGCCATGCCCTCCACGCCGGTCGACTTGAATTCAGCCATCCCATCACGGGAGCATGGATGAAACTCGCGAGCCAGCTTCCAGCGGATCTACTGGCGGCGGTGCTGCGGATCGAAGAAGGCAACGAGGAGTCGCCAAGCCGAGAGGTTTGA
- the rpmF gene encoding 50S ribosomal protein L32, with product MAIPKRRQSKSRSRKRRSHDAIKPLKLQYCAQCGQPTKSHVACPTCGHYMGRTVVEIED from the coding sequence ATGGCAATTCCCAAGAGAAGACAGTCGAAATCCCGTTCCCGCAAGCGTCGTAGTCACGACGCCATCAAGCCGCTGAAGCTGCAGTACTGTGCTCAGTGCGGCCAGCCGACCAAAAGTCACGTCGCCTGTCCGACCTGTGGCCATTACATGGGCCGAACGGTCGTCGAAATCGAAGACTAG
- the plsX gene encoding phosphate acyltransferase PlsX, whose product MRIALDAMGGDDAPGINIDGAITALERWEQLEIDLVGPSGMLNDHLQQRGGKPDRLNVVHADEYVEMHEKPTEALRKKPGASISVCWRLMAEKKVGAVVSAGNTGAVVAAGLRTRLFLKQVKRPGIAVVLPTLKGACVLMDVGANPAARADHLYQYAVMGSVYAREMLGIESPRVGLLNIGSEDGKGTELVRDARNMVIGSHLKPNFIGNIEGRGIYQGDADVVVCEGFVGNVVLKVSEGMADMMFKILSREIVGALDVEQDKAKQAFHAAAQRYEYRETGGAPLLGVDGLCMISHGSSDGRAMCNALGTCIKMSERQINRTIIDRLAEDAAAAAN is encoded by the coding sequence ATGCGGATTGCCCTCGATGCCATGGGCGGTGATGATGCGCCCGGAATCAATATCGATGGTGCGATCACGGCTCTGGAGCGGTGGGAGCAACTGGAGATCGATCTGGTTGGCCCCTCTGGCATGCTGAATGACCACCTGCAGCAGCGGGGCGGAAAGCCGGATCGGCTCAACGTCGTGCATGCCGACGAATACGTCGAAATGCACGAGAAGCCGACCGAAGCACTCCGCAAGAAGCCCGGCGCTTCGATTTCGGTCTGCTGGCGGCTCATGGCTGAGAAGAAGGTCGGAGCGGTTGTCAGCGCCGGCAATACCGGAGCGGTTGTCGCAGCTGGCCTGCGGACTCGTCTGTTTCTCAAGCAGGTGAAGCGTCCCGGAATCGCCGTCGTACTGCCGACGCTCAAAGGCGCCTGCGTGCTGATGGACGTGGGAGCCAATCCCGCTGCCCGTGCTGATCATCTCTATCAATACGCCGTGATGGGCAGTGTCTACGCTCGGGAAATGCTGGGCATCGAATCACCTCGCGTCGGCCTGCTGAACATTGGCAGCGAAGACGGCAAGGGGACCGAATTGGTCCGCGATGCCCGCAACATGGTGATCGGTTCGCATCTGAAGCCGAACTTCATCGGGAACATCGAAGGGCGGGGCATTTATCAGGGCGACGCGGATGTCGTCGTCTGTGAAGGCTTCGTCGGGAATGTCGTGCTCAAAGTGAGCGAAGGCATGGCCGACATGATGTTCAAGATCCTGTCCCGCGAGATCGTCGGTGCTCTCGATGTCGAGCAGGATAAAGCGAAGCAGGCCTTTCACGCAGCCGCCCAGCGGTACGAATACCGCGAAACCGGCGGAGCTCCGCTGCTCGGCGTCGATGGCCTGTGCATGATCAGCCATGGCTCCAGCGATGGCCGCGCCATGTGCAACGCTTTGGGAACCTGTATCAAAATGAGCGAACGCCAGATCAATCGCACGATCATCGACCGTCTGGCTGAAGACGCTGCCGCTGCCGCGAACTGA
- the fabD gene encoding ACP S-malonyltransferase, with protein sequence MPKTALLFPGQGAQHVGMGVKVAEKYPAAKQLFDQASEILGFDLLDVCANGPEDRINSTAVSQPALYVSSLASLEIVKDQAPAVLDEATHAAGLSLGEYTALAFAEALSFEDGLRVVKVRGEAMQAAADATPSGMVSLLLLDVDKVEEVCQQASEHGLIQIANYLCPGNLVVSGDKAACEAVVGIAEAAGGRPVPLKVAGAFHTPIMQSATEKLADILNSVDIKSPRIPVISNVDAESHSDPAEIREILVRQVVHPVLWEKSVRRLMELGVVHFVEVGPGRVLKGLMKRIDRKASMDNYNDESVA encoded by the coding sequence ATGCCCAAGACCGCTCTACTTTTTCCCGGCCAGGGAGCTCAGCATGTCGGAATGGGAGTCAAGGTCGCGGAAAAGTATCCTGCGGCGAAACAGCTCTTCGATCAGGCCTCCGAGATTCTGGGGTTCGATCTCCTCGATGTCTGTGCAAATGGCCCGGAAGACCGCATCAACTCCACTGCAGTGAGTCAGCCGGCTCTGTATGTTTCGAGCCTGGCTTCGCTGGAGATCGTCAAAGATCAGGCCCCGGCTGTTCTCGACGAAGCCACCCACGCCGCCGGGCTGAGCCTGGGCGAATACACCGCGCTGGCCTTTGCCGAGGCTCTTTCGTTCGAAGATGGCCTGCGAGTCGTCAAAGTTCGGGGCGAAGCCATGCAGGCGGCTGCGGATGCGACTCCGTCCGGCATGGTCAGTCTGCTGCTGCTCGATGTCGATAAGGTTGAAGAAGTCTGTCAGCAGGCGAGTGAGCACGGCCTGATTCAGATTGCGAACTATCTCTGTCCGGGCAACCTCGTTGTCTCGGGGGATAAAGCGGCCTGTGAAGCTGTTGTCGGAATCGCCGAAGCGGCCGGCGGACGTCCGGTTCCGCTGAAAGTCGCCGGTGCGTTCCACACACCAATCATGCAGTCTGCCACCGAAAAACTGGCCGACATTCTCAATTCAGTCGATATTAAGTCGCCGCGGATTCCGGTGATTTCGAATGTCGATGCGGAGTCCCACTCCGATCCCGCGGAGATCCGGGAAATTCTCGTCCGTCAGGTCGTGCATCCGGTTCTGTGGGAGAAGTCAGTTCGCCGTCTGATGGAGCTGGGCGTGGTGCATTTCGTGGAAGTGGGTCCGGGCCGGGTGCTGAAAGGGCTGATGAAACGGATCGACCGCAAAGCCTCGATGGACAACTACAACGACGAATCGGTCGCTTGA
- the acpP gene encoding acyl carrier protein → MDIEEKVINIVSEQLNFPKEEITLESSFQEDLKADSLDLVELVMEFEEEFDITIPDDDYEKIRTVGDAVKYIQEKS, encoded by the coding sequence GTGGACATCGAGGAAAAAGTCATCAACATCGTGAGTGAGCAGCTCAACTTCCCCAAGGAAGAGATCACTCTGGAAAGTTCGTTCCAGGAAGACCTGAAGGCCGACTCGCTCGATCTGGTCGAACTGGTGATGGAATTCGAGGAAGAATTCGATATCACCATTCCCGATGACGACTACGAGAAGATCCGCACCGTCGGAGACGCCGTGAAATATATCCAGGAGAAGTCCTGA
- the fabF gene encoding beta-ketoacyl-ACP synthase II: MRRRVVVTGCGVVSSLGCEVAEFWDKICAGKSGIGPIERFDCSEYKVTFGGEVRHFKPEEHMPLDSKEQRRMDRFVLFGLVASHKAITASGMDFEQGDPYRHGVLIGSGIGGLNEIEDQHDTLYNKGPSRVSPFMIPKLMVNAASGNVSVNWKLKGPNSAVATACASATNAIGDAYRLIQYGEADVMVTGGSEAAMTPMGLSGFARMNALSKRNDDPERASRPFDTDRDGFVLAEGAGVVILEELEHAKARGAKIYAELVGYGMSADGSHMTAPDPEGRGAGYAMKKALMDADLSPDKIDYINAHGTSTPLGDKAETTAIKTIFGDHAYKLAVSSTKSQLGHLLGASGGVEFVICSLAMQEQIAPPTINLENPDPACDLDYIPNEARSMKMDYILTNSFGFGGHNACLVLKKYDE, translated from the coding sequence ATGCGTCGTCGCGTTGTCGTAACTGGATGTGGAGTGGTGTCCTCACTCGGCTGTGAAGTCGCCGAGTTCTGGGACAAGATTTGTGCTGGAAAGAGCGGCATCGGACCGATTGAACGGTTCGACTGCTCTGAGTACAAAGTCACCTTCGGTGGGGAAGTCCGCCACTTCAAGCCTGAAGAGCATATGCCGCTCGATTCCAAAGAGCAGCGACGAATGGATCGATTCGTCCTGTTCGGACTCGTGGCGTCGCATAAGGCGATCACGGCATCCGGCATGGATTTCGAGCAGGGCGATCCGTACCGCCACGGTGTTCTCATCGGGAGCGGGATCGGTGGCCTGAACGAGATCGAAGACCAGCACGACACGCTGTATAACAAAGGGCCTTCCCGCGTTTCGCCGTTTATGATTCCCAAGCTGATGGTCAACGCCGCCAGCGGGAACGTGTCGGTGAACTGGAAGCTGAAGGGCCCGAACTCGGCTGTGGCCACCGCCTGTGCCTCAGCCACCAACGCCATCGGCGATGCGTACCGACTGATTCAGTACGGCGAAGCCGATGTGATGGTCACCGGCGGCAGCGAAGCCGCCATGACTCCCATGGGGTTGTCCGGCTTCGCCCGCATGAACGCTCTCTCCAAGCGGAACGACGATCCGGAACGGGCCAGCCGCCCGTTTGATACCGATCGCGATGGCTTCGTCCTCGCCGAAGGAGCCGGGGTCGTTATTCTCGAAGAACTCGAGCATGCGAAAGCCCGTGGCGCCAAGATCTATGCCGAGCTCGTTGGTTACGGCATGTCGGCCGACGGTTCCCACATGACTGCTCCTGATCCGGAAGGACGAGGAGCTGGTTACGCCATGAAGAAAGCTCTGATGGATGCCGATCTGTCTCCGGACAAGATCGACTACATCAACGCCCACGGCACCAGTACGCCGCTCGGCGATAAGGCCGAAACGACGGCCATCAAAACGATCTTCGGTGATCACGCCTACAAACTCGCCGTGTCGAGCACGAAGAGTCAACTGGGCCATCTGCTGGGAGCGTCCGGCGGTGTTGAGTTCGTGATCTGCTCGCTGGCCATGCAGGAACAGATTGCTCCTCCGACGATCAACCTGGAGAATCCGGACCCGGCCTGCGATCTCGATTACATTCCGAACGAAGCCCGGTCGATGAAGATGGACTACATTCTGACCAACAGCTTCGGCTTCGGCGGTCACAACGCCTGCCTCGTCCTCAAGAAGTACGACGAGTAA